The following coding sequences lie in one Rutidosis leptorrhynchoides isolate AG116_Rl617_1_P2 chromosome 4, CSIRO_AGI_Rlap_v1, whole genome shotgun sequence genomic window:
- the LOC139839975 gene encoding nudix hydrolase 17, mitochondrial-like isoform X2 yields the protein MMCMVSRTGRDLQRYDMGRRLVVGCIPYRYKNVNGEVEVLVISSQKGHAMMFPKGGWELDESVEEAASRECFEEAGVVGIVECELGKWSFKSKSQGIYREGYMFPMLVAEQLEFWPEKNLRQRVWDGGFNF from the exons ATGATGTGTATGGTTTCCAGAACTGGACGTGATTTGCAACGTTACGATATGGGTCGTAGACTCGTCGTCGG GTGTATTCCCTATAGATATAAAAATGTAAATGGTGAAGTTGAAGTCCTCGTTATCAGCTCGCAGAAAGGCCATGCTATGATGTTTCCTAAG GGAGGTTGGGAGTTGGATGAATCTGTTGAAGAAGCTGCTTCAAGGGAGTGCTTCGAAGAAGCTGGTGTTGTTGGCATAGTCGag TGTGAATTAGGAAAATGGAGTTTCAAAAGCAAAAGCCAAGGAATATATCGCGAAGGGTACATGTTTCCGATGCTTGTAGCCGAACAACTTGAATTTTGGCCTGAGAAAAACCTTCGCCAAAGAGTTTGG